The genomic stretch TCACGTTTTCCGAAATCGAGATGTTTTTCATCACTAATCAAGCCCACTCTACTCTTCAGGGGGAGTTGAATAGTACAGACAAAGACTATAGTTGGTTTGATGTCCCACATGAACGGGACGTCCCAACAGTGCAAGTGAGATCGAGATTGAATATGTGGGTGTTGTGAGCAACCTACTTGACTGTGCcttaaggtaccgtttggtatgcagacatGACAAAAAGGAACAGATGTTCCGTGTTATGTTTGGTAAGCACAAGACAGAATGGGATGGTTGTTCCGTTTTGCATTTGGTAAGTGCATGACGGAACAGaaccaaaatattaaatgactaACTTACCCATGTTTCGTCTGCAGTTTGGTACTACATTTATacatgggacgggacgggacaatTTCATCGTTGGTTGAAATTCGTCTTTTGACCAAGATGTATGAATTCGAAAATTTGGATCTTATCTCCAAAATGCTTTAAAGGTATACTCAAATACTCAAATTCTCTGTTACATAGGTTTCTGCAGGTTTTTCTATGCTTCAAGTGCTTGTATTTATCCTGAATATAAGCAGCCTGGAAGCCAATGTAAGCCTGAAGGAGTCTAATGTTTGGCCTGCGGAGAAGAGCATATTTAAATACCTGTCCCATCTTTGGCCCATTGCTGGTGTAATTGAAGTATAATGATGCTCTAAGAGGGCTGGAAGAACACTTTCAATGTAATCAAATTGGCCTTTTCGTTTGCTACAATCTACATGGACAGGTTCTTTCGATGCAATCTCTGATAGCAGCTCTTTAACAACTTTGATGAATCCATTCAACTGTTGAATGAAGTAATCGACATCAAAAGCATCTGCAAAACCATTGAGGTGAAACCAAATCCACACTTCAAACTAGTCCCGAATCACATCGTAATTCTCATTTCTCAGATTTTAACAGCAACCCAACTCAGACACCATCAAAAACACCAAAccccaggaaaaaaaaaacatggaagACCTTTGAATCTATTTCTTTCCCATATATATACTATGAAAACTCTTCAAGATCTAAACTTTACTGCTACTTCTTTACCAATAATAAGTAGTTGCAGAAGAGCTAACGAACACATACATGGGTGAATTGAGAAAGAGAGGGGTTTTATAGAAAGGGGAAGTGGGGGCCGAAAAAGTGCCTAAAATTCGTTCCACATAATAGCgcgttttagacaatttgaagCATCAAACGTGGGACGAATGCGTTTCGTCTCACTGCATTCCGTCTCACCCCAtttaccaaacggtacctaacaGAAAGTCGTGACACATCAGTCCAAACAACaccaattcaaattcaaaattgtgACACATCATTCCATGGTACAACAATTCAAAGTCCAACAATTCAAGCCCATTAGTAGGCCACGACACAACAATTCAAAGCCCAATGGTAGGCCACGACATAATAGCTCCAAGCCCAGTATTGGGCCATCGTATAGCATTCCAAAACCCAGTGGATCTTGGCTGAGAAACCCCTGACTGAGAGACAGTTCATGGAGCAAGGAACAATGGGCCTGCATCATTTATTGATTCAATAGAAAGTAATTGGTCGGCAAGTGTTACTGAGATTGTGCAAACAGAAAATAACCCTCATTCTCCTCCAATAGTACACATTTATATCTCCACGGATATCCAAGATGTACGTTCTCATACTCTAAATATTATTGAAAATTCCTATATTTTACCTTCTAGGCAAAATCATGGGAAACCATCTAACAGGTTTTCTCCGGAAGAAAAAGTGAGATATGCAATTGCACATAATGTGTTCACTCATCGACTATCACCCAAGTACCAAGCCATGGTGAATCAAATGGTTGGGATTAAAATTCCATCGAAAGTGGAAGAGGCTTTGCAAGATTCCTGTTGGGTAGAAGCCATGAAAGTAGAAATGGAAGCCTTATGAAGGAACAAAACGTGGAATGTAATGTCACTACCACAAGGGAAGAGAATGGTGGGATGCAAATGGGTGTTCACCATAAAGCACATAGCGAATGGATCTATTGATAGATACAAGGCAAAATTGGTAGCTAAAgcatacacacatatatttgGAGTTGACTACCAAGATACGTTTGCTCCAGTTGTAAAAATGAATACTATTTGAGTCCTTTTGTCTTTAGCTGCTAACCTGGATTGGCCTTTGAAATAGttcgatgtgaagaatgctttcttacatAAAGATCTAGAAGATGAAGTATAAATGGATCTTTCACTAAGATATGAAACACCGAATGAAGCAAGAAAAGTATGTAGACTCCAAAAGGCTCTCTACGAACTCAAACAGTCACCCAGGGCATGGTTTGGAAGGTTCACTGAAGCAATGAAAAAGTATGGCTATAGACAAGGAAATACGGTCCACACCCTGTTTATCAAACGCATGGAAGGTAAAGTTACTTTGTTGATAATCTATGTGGATGAAATGGTAAATGTTGCAGGGGTATTTTTCATCATAATTTGAGATGAACGATCTATGAGGCTTGAAATACTTCTCAGGCATTGAAGTTGCTCGTTCTTGTGACGGTATTTACTTGTCTCAGCGGAAGTATATTCTTAATCTTCTCTCTGAAATTGGAATATTGGCCTGTAAACTAGCTGAAACTCCTATTGTGCAGAATCATCACCTGGTGATATGTCATAATCAAGTGCCTACCAATAAAGAAAGATATCAGAGATTGGTAGGATGGTTGATTTACCTATTGCTTACACGTCCAAATATTGTGTATACAGTCAGAGTTGTAAGTCAGTTTATGCACGCACCCAGTGAGGATCACATGGTAGCAATGATGCGTATACTAAGTTATCTAAAATGTGCACCGGGTAAAGGATTGATCTTCAAGAAGCATGGACATATGGAGGTGAAGAGGTATATTGATGTTGACTGGGCAGGAAACATTACTGATCGTCGTTCCATACCATGCTACTTTACATTCGTAGCAGGAAATCTGGTAACCTGGAGAAGCAAGAAGCAAAATGTAGCAACTAGATCCATTGCAGAGGCAGAGTACAAGAGGATGACACatagaatttgtgaattgttATGGCTCATGATTCTTCTCACTGAGATTGAGTTCAAGCCTCAGGGAGCTATGTTATTATACTGTGACAACCAAGCTGTGAGAGAAATAGCCAATAATCTTGTTCAGTATGGTCGTACAAAGCATGTGGAGGTAGATAGACATTTCATCAAAGAGAAGTTAGATGTCAAATTGATTGATATTCCACACGTGAGGTCTAAACAACAATTAGCAGATGTGTTAACTCATGCGGTTTCAACAAAGGTGTTTCACGACTCACTTGACAAATTGGGCTTAATTACGAGATAtgtatgcaccaacttgagaggGAGTGTTGGCGTGAGTCAACCATATAATTTAAGAATGTAATCCACTATTTGATTCCTTGCATAATTAGGATTCTTATTTCCTATTATATGGGATATTGTACAACTATATATTTACCTCCTagagaaaagaataatataCACAATTCAAACCCTAAAACACAGATCATTAGTAGTTGCTTAACGGTACTTGAATAAAGATTCATCATCGACTACTAGATTccagtaagtttcaattcaaacCCTAGACACTTTTATCTTTATCTTGCATTAGCTAGATTAATCTAATTATTGGGAAGGAAAGGTATGTTTACAGGGATTGCGATTGAATTGAAGTTTGAAGTATTTTCGAACTGGTCTTACGACTGGTAGAACAAGTTCATCGCAATGGACGCAACAGAGACTTGGTTTTGAGGGTCATACATGCTCGTGTAACCTGGATTTAATGCAAGTTTTCTTCTTGTGCGTGGATCAGTTGATtcatgtctctctctcttttagcATTTGGAAGTGACGATTGAATCATTAAGCTAATGCTAAGGTGTTTACCGATTGCATTTGTTCATCATCCCTCGAGTATTCAATCATGTGATCGAAATTTATTGTGAACGATGAGTTAGAATTGGGTTGACCTTCCACCGGTCTCAATTGTAGGAACGCTCAAAAGGACACACTTAAACAGTTGGATCCAGCTCCATGCTTGGAGGATCACGAAGTAAAATACAGTCAATTTCCACAAACTTCGGCAATCAAGGCATGTGAATACTCCAATAAATAAAGTATTCAAATTCATCCATTAAAATAACACTTAAAAATTTCCTCATTCAAAACACAATTGTCCAATTTCTACTCACCATCAAGGTGAAACTAAAACAACACCAACAAATCACAAAccccaaaaaccaaaagaaaattagatACAAGTAAAGCGAAAGGCAATCTCAATTTGCTTCACAAATCAATGGCTTAACTTACTTAGCTAGAAGAATAGTCTAATTTTGATTTGGATAATCCTCACTGTTTAGCGAATTTCGATAATCCCATCAATGCTAGCTCAAGTTTAAATATCATATGCGTTCACAGCCGAACTAAAGCGTCCCACATTGCCCCGATGGCGAAGACTGCGGGCAAAACAAACTGGGAAGCGGGTGTAAGGTCACTGCTCTTGCTCTTCACTGGGGCAGCCTCAGGGGGTGGAGGCATGTTTTCAACTTTAACAGCGAGCTTCATGCCACCATAGCAGTACCCCTTGCTAGTAATGAAGTAGTAGTCCCTTGTCACATTCAGCGGAACCACATCTCTTCCGGCTCCAGTGGTCCAGTTGTGTAGGGGATGTTCAGCATTGCACGAGACATAGTTTGTCTGGTTCACCTCTATAACATCCATTTGGTTCCTATCATAAACAAAAActagaggaaaaagaaaaacggAATTACCAACTAGCTTAAAAGATATTGTTTTCTACTTATTTGATGTTTTCGTGTACTATAGGACGAATTTTTACTAAGGAATTAATTTCTGCACTCCTGTTCATTTTCGGATTTCCCTTTAGTTGACTAACCAAAAGATACATTAAAATATGAAAGTAAATTGTTGTACAACAATCATATAATAAGACAGTGGCTTTCTTAAcagaaaaaagccaaaaagccaAGAGCAAAACAACTAGAAAAAGTTGCAGACCTGAATCAGCCAGGATGATAGATACAAAATGCTAAAACATAACAGAATGCCTGTATACTGTGGACTTTGAAgataattaccaaaatttaaatgcttcttcttccttttcctgCATATTTTTTTCAGTAGGCAAATCTGAGTTTTAACATTTCAATACTTCAATAATTAACTAAGATTTAGCATAAGCTTTACacagcaagaaacaaaattcagaaaaaacTCCTTAATAAGTAATCTGATTATATTTAAACTGTTTATAACAAATTTAAACAATTAAAGTAACCACACATGCATTCTCATAACTTGAATAACCAAAGTTGtaatcttttcttctttttttcctgcaTTTTTTCAGCGGGGAAAACTGAATTTAACTTGATCTTTACACATCAAGAAAcaaacttttaaaaataagTCCTTTTATCATGAAACAAAAATGGAAAAGCAGATTTTAAGCACAACCATTAAGCCATTTTCACATCTAAAACACTCAGAAGCATCATCAACCAAGCAATAGAAACTTTGAGCTGTTAATTAACTAACAGAGAACAAAAAACATTGAcagacaaaacaaaaacttaatgGATCTGAGAGAAGGGAAGGAAAAATGAGCTTACAGAGCCAGTCTCCATTGTAAAAGTGCTGATCCTGAGCCCAAATAGTATAGTTGACATTGCTGGTCCAACCCATTTTCCCTCCCACCATATATCTCGTAGCTGATGCTTCTGGAAgttccatcaccaccaccaagcACAAAAGCACCACCACCGCCGCAGCTCGCTCTTTCTCCATTGCTCTCTCTCACTCTATCAGTCTCTCACAAGCATAGCAGTCGTTCTGGAAAGCTCTGTCTAAAAAACTACTCTGCTTTAAGCTTTTTGGGCTTTTAGTTTTTGTTGGGGTAGTTTGTTTGTACGAGGTTTCAGTTTCCAGATCTATAAGTACCGTGGGCTACTTATCCAGATAATTCGGGTCcaataaacaatattatattTCTCATTCAacttttatgttaaaaaatgtTAAAGCCGTGCCTGCTCATAATGGAAAAGAGAACCGGATCCACCCCTGAGCATGGGGATCGGATTCTGCTGAGCAGTTCATatggatttttgaaatttgatacaatagttgtaattattataacttttagagggatcTATTGTTTGTAactgttaaatcaaatttcaaggatctaGATAAACTACTCAGCTGGCTCTGATCCCCATGCTCAGGAGGGGATCCGGTTCGATGGTAAAGGATCCTTGCTAGATCCTTTTTCTTTGGATCCTAGGGATCCAACAATTgtgttcattcatcgtacatcatgcggcctagtttttgttaggtattatttatgtttgaattttaaattttaaatgatttctaacctcacgatgtacgatgaacggacatgattgTGAGATTCCTAGGAAAATGATCCAGCGAGGATCATTTTCCGTTCATAATTGCAAGAACCTAATTGTTATACATTAATTAAGATTGAGTGTTTAgtgattaaaaataattaaatcaaGATCAAAGTTTTGGTTGATTACTGTGTTCAAACTAGGTTAATGGGACAATCTTCTCGTCTGAATGTGCAGTTGTGAGTAATCTTACGTTTAACGGCAGTTTGACTGCTTTTGAAGTTAATTAGGCAATCTTTAGGTTAAATCTTAAAGCAAAATGGTGAAATCCGGCTTAAAGTTACTTGTGAGTTATAGATTTCTTTAAAGAACCAAACAATGAGAAGTGAAATTAGATAAGGAATCAAGTGTGATTTTGAATCgcacaatcatgttgtgttattaattaatttattttaaaatacgcGTGTTTGTAGTCCATGACATATCAATTACGTAGTACAACTCTATTGAAACACACAAATTACGACCGTCACGTGATCACATTGATCCAAAATACTAAAACATGACATAACTGAGGCATGTTTTCAACTTCAACGGCAAGCTTCATGCCACCGTGGCAGAACCCATTGCTACTGATGAAGTAGTAGTGCCTTGGCTCATTCAGTGGAACCAGATATCTTCCGGATCCGGTGGACCAGTTGTAAGGGAATTTTCAGCATTGCACGAGACATAGTTTGTCTGGTTCACCTCTAGAACATGCTTTTGGTTCCTATCATACACAAAAActggtggaaaaagaaaaacagaattaGCAGCTACTACTAGCATAAAATATATAGTTTTCTTGGTAGTAAATTAACATTTGGTACTTGTTTATTTGAAGTTTTTGT from Pyrus communis chromosome 7, drPyrComm1.1, whole genome shotgun sequence encodes the following:
- the LOC137740978 gene encoding early nodulin-like protein 17: MEKERAAAVVVLLCLVVVMELPEASATRYMVGGKMGWTSNVNYTIWAQDQHFYNGDWLFFVYDRNQMDVIEVNQTNYVSCNAEHPLHNWTTGAGRDVVPLNVTRDYYFITSKGYCYGGMKLAVKVENMPPPPEAAPVKSKSSDLTPASQFVLPAVFAIGAMWDALVRL